From the Kribbella sp. CA-293567 genome, the window CCGTGGACGCTGCGCAAGGCGCTGCGGTCGGACGAGATCGCCCGGGCGAACCGGCTGCCGGTGATCAGCCTGGTCGAGTCGGGCGGCGCGGATCTGCCGACGCAGAAGGAGATCTTCATCCCGGGCGGCGCGATGTTCCGCAACCTGACCCGGTTGTCGTCGGAAGGGATCCCGACGATCGCGCTGGTGTTCGGCAACTCCACCGCGGGCGGCGCGTACATCCCCGGCATGAGCGACTACGTGGTGATGGTCGACGGTGGCGCGAAGGTGTTCCTGGCCGGGCCGCCACTGGTGAAGATGGCGACCGGTGAGGACGCCGACGACGAGTCGCTGGGCGGTGCCGGGATGCACGCCCGCAAGTCGGGGCTGGCCGACTACTTCGCGGTGGACGAGCGGGACGCGATCCGGCTCGGGCGGCAGATCGTGTCGCGGCTGAACTGGAAGAAGCTCGGTCCCGCCCCGGCAGCGGAGTACCGGGAGCCGTTGTTCGACGCCGACGAGCTGCTCGGGATCGTGCCGGGGGATCTGAAGATCCCGTTCGACCCGCGGGACGTGATCTCCCGGGTGGTGGACGGGTCGGTCTTCGACGAGTTCAAACCGCTCTACGGGTCGTCGCTGGCGACCGGCTGGGCGACGCTGCACGGGTATCCGGTGGGAATCCTGGCGAACGCGCGGGGCGTGCTGTTCAGCGAGGAGTCACAGAAGGCCGCGCAGTTCATCCAGTTGGCGAACCGGGCAGGCACTCCGCTGATCTTCCTGCACAACACCACCGGCTACATGGTCGGCCAGGAGTACGAGCAGGGCGGGATCATCAAGCACGGCGCGCAGATGATCAACGCGGTCTCCAACTCCAAGGTGCCGCACCTCTCGGTGCTGATGGGGGCGTCGTACGGCGCCGGCCACTACGGCATGTGCGGGCGGGCTTTCGATCCACGGTTCCTGTTCGCCTGGCCGTCGGCGAAGTCGGCGGTGATGGGTCCGCAGCAGCTGGCCGGCGTGCTGTCGATCGTGGCGCGGGCCGCCGCGACCGCGAAGGGACAGCCGTACGACGAGGACGGTGACGCCGCGATGCGGGCCTACGTGGAAGGCCAGATCGAGGCCGAGTCGCTGCCGATGTTCCTGTCGGGACGGCTCTACGACGACGGCGTGATCGACCCGCGCGACACCCGGACCGTGCTCGGGCTGTGCTTGTCGGCGATCCACTCCGGCCCGGTCGAGGGCACTCGTTTCGATGGCGCCAACTTCGGCGTCTTCAGGATGTGATGGCGATGTTCAGGTCGGTACTGGTCGCCAATCGTGGCGAGATCGCGCGGCGGGTGTTCCGGACCGCCCGGGCACTGGGGCTGGAGTGTGTGGCGGTGCACTCGACGGCGGACGCCTCCGCGCCGTACGTCGCGGAGGCAGATGCGGCGGTGCACCTGCCCGGTACGGCGCCCGCGGACACCTACCTGCGCGGCGAACTGGTGATCGAGGCGGCGCTGAAGGCAGGCGCGGACGCCGTGCACCCCGGGTACGGGTTCCTCTCGGAGAACGCCGAGTTCGCGGCGGCGGTGATCGAGGCGGGGCTGACCTGGATCGGGCCGCCGGTCGAGGCGATCGCGTCGATGGGGTCGAAGATCGAGGCCAAGAAGCTGATGGACGCGGCGGGGGTGCCGGTACTGCGGCAGCTCTCGGCTGGTGATGTCACCGATGCGGACCTGCCGGTGCTGGTGAAAGCCTCGGCGGGTGGCGGCGGGCGGGGTATGCGGGTAGTCGGGTCCTTGGCGGAGCTCACTTCGGAGATCGCGTCCGCCGAGGCCGAGGCCTTGTCCGCCTTCGGCGACGGGACCGTCTTCTGCGAGCCGTATCTGGCGACCGGGCGGCACATCGAGGTCCAGGTGCTGGCCGACCGGCACGGGACCGTCTGGGCGGTCGGTGAACGGGAGTGCTCGATCCAGCGGCGGCATCAGAAGGTCGTCGAGGAGGCACCTTCGCCTTTGGTGGAACGCATTCCGGCGATGCGCGAGCGGTTGTTCGACGCGGCGCGGAAGGCTGCCGAGGCGATCGGGTACGTCGGCGCCGGGACGGTGGAGTTCCTGGCCGACGAGGAC encodes:
- a CDS encoding acyl-CoA carboxylase subunit beta, with protein sequence MTVTDNRSAMLTKLAELETEHQKALAGGGEKYVARHHQRGKLLARDRIELLLDPDTAFLELSPLAGWGSDFTVGASLVTGIGVVEGVECLITANDPTVKGGASNPWTLRKALRSDEIARANRLPVISLVESGGADLPTQKEIFIPGGAMFRNLTRLSSEGIPTIALVFGNSTAGGAYIPGMSDYVVMVDGGAKVFLAGPPLVKMATGEDADDESLGGAGMHARKSGLADYFAVDERDAIRLGRQIVSRLNWKKLGPAPAAEYREPLFDADELLGIVPGDLKIPFDPRDVISRVVDGSVFDEFKPLYGSSLATGWATLHGYPVGILANARGVLFSEESQKAAQFIQLANRAGTPLIFLHNTTGYMVGQEYEQGGIIKHGAQMINAVSNSKVPHLSVLMGASYGAGHYGMCGRAFDPRFLFAWPSAKSAVMGPQQLAGVLSIVARAAATAKGQPYDEDGDAAMRAYVEGQIEAESLPMFLSGRLYDDGVIDPRDTRTVLGLCLSAIHSGPVEGTRFDGANFGVFRM